The Bacteroidota bacterium genome contains the following window.
CATTATCAAGCTCGACAAACGCCAGGCAACTGAAACGTTTGAAGAAGCTTACGACGAACTAAAAAACCACGCATCTCGCTTGCCACGCCTGAGAAAGGCAGAAAATGCCATGGCAATGCAGATTCGTGAGAAGTACGGCGTATCGGTAGACACAACGCTGACGCTTGAAATTCTGGATGGCCGGCATTTTGGTGTACCAAACATCTTGCAAACCCCAGCGAACCAGCTGAACATGGAAATTGCCTCCCTTGGCGATGAGACGTTCACCTTCCGCGAAGTGGTAACGTTTGTAGAAACAGCTTCTATCCCATTCCAGCCAGATACCCTTGGCCTCGTTTACGACGCCCTGGAACGCTTCCTCAACGATGAAGCGCTGAACTACGAAGCGGCACGCCTCGAAAGCCGTGACGATTCTTTCAAGCAGATCCTCGACGAGTTCAAGAATGGCTTGTTGCTCTTCAAGCTCATGGAAGACTCTGTTTGGACCGCCGCTGCGCAAGACACCGCTGGCCTGATGAAGTATCACGCACCTCGCGCTGACAGCTTCTGGTTTGAAGATCGAACAAGAATTGTAAGCTTCCGTGCCCAGTCTGATTCTGTTTTGAACACACTGGCAACAAAACTCGACGAAGGAACGGCCCTCAACGAGCTTGTGAGCATGGCTGCCATGGATTCAACGATGATGGTGCGTGTTGATACAACCTTCCTGGTTGGCCCAAACAAATCCGTCTTTGATCGGGCGCTGGCGCTTGAATCTGGCGATTATGTGTCGCCGACGCGCCACAGCAACGGTTTCTTACTGATGATTAATGATGGCATAGCGCCGGCTCGGAAAAAATCATTCGATGAAGCCCGATCTGAAGTGCTGAACGGCTACCAGACCGAGCTCGAAAACGCGTTGCTTGATCGCCTGCGCGACAAATATGGCATCAAGAAAATGCCGGCACCCCTTTCAGGAGCCTTTGCTGAAGACAAAGCAATCCTCATGAAAGAAAAAGATCTCTTTGACAACAAAACGCAAAACGCAGGACAGTAAGACGCACGTCGTATGCTGACCATCGTATACTGCGTGAGGCAGGCATAACCTGCTTGTCTCAAAGTGAAGCAAATTAAGGCGAAGTCCTGTTTGGCAAACACAGCGTTGCAACAGGCTTCGCCTTAATTTCGCTAAAAGCGGTACATCTTCTGATGGGATGTACCTATATTCTCCCCGCCCCCTTCGCTCCACCCTGAAGCGCCAATTACTCCCTGACCATGAACATGATTAGCCGTTTCTGTTTTACGGGCCTGCTGCTCGTTTGCGTGCTGGGCCTAACTGCATGCAAAGAAAAACACGAAGATGTTGAGTATATCGCGCGTGTTGGAGAACGGCTGCTTACCCAGGATGACCTCGGCCCGATGTTCGAGGTATTCCCAGCCGGCCAGGATTCCAGCGAAGCCATGGAGCAGATCGCTGAGGAATGGGTCAAAAACGAACTTATCGCCCAAGAGGCCATTCGTCGTGGCCTTCGTAATGACCTTGAAGTATTGCGATTGCTGGAAGAAAACGAGCGTTCGGTACTTGTGAGCACCTTTATCTCGCGCCTTTTCCAGCAAGAACCGCTGGACCCTTCGCCAGAAGAGATTGAGGCGTATTACGCAAAAAATGTTGAACAGCTTGCCCTGAGAGAAGACTATATCCGGGTGCGCTATCTATCGAGCAGAGATGCGATAGAGGCTGAGCAGGCGCGCTTGCTCCTGCGCGACGCTACGGTAGCCGG
Protein-coding sequences here:
- a CDS encoding peptidyl-prolyl cis-trans isomerase; the encoded protein is MNMISRFCFTGLLLVCVLGLTACKEKHEDVEYIARVGERLLTQDDLGPMFEVFPAGQDSSEAMEQIAEEWVKNELIAQEAIRRGLRNDLEVLRLLEENERSVLVSTFISRLFQQEPLDPSPEEIEAYYAKNVEQLALREDYIRVRYLSSRDAIEAEQARLLLRDATVAGKADSLWPSLIDRYALDPNASAMLSNTFYPRSVLFPSAQLREMVARLNVNQISPVIQEGVNYHFVQVVERRVAGAVPELTWIEAELKQRLTIEARKQMLARQVQRLRTEALAREDLEIKYLND